AACCTTGCGCGGCTCCGTACAAGTACACGTTCGTCAGGAAGAAATACAGAACCAGCACGCCTGCCGTCCACCCGAGCTTGCGCTTGAAGGGGACGTGGCCCTCCGGACGCCGTACGGACGGCATCCGCGTGAGGACTGGTTCTGCAGCCTCTTTCCAACTCATATATCCCAACTCATCGCTTGGGGGCTTGTAGGTGCTTCGCTTTGATTGCCGTGTCGGCCGTGCGAAGTGAGTGAACGGCAAGCGAATTGCTGTGCCAACAGCGGCCACACGAAACAATCGACAGCACCGCAGCTACCCACAGAAAAAGAAACGGAAAACGAAAAGACCGCGTTACTCCTCGTCGTCCGAGTCGTCTTCGTCGTCTTCTGCTGCTTCCTCACCGCGCTCGCTGAGGACGGCTTCGCCGCCGTTCTCTTCGAGTACCTCGACCGCGCTGGCCGAGAAGGCGTCCGCGACGATTTCGAGTTCGTTGTGGAGTTGGTTCGCGCCGAGAACCTTCACGGCGTCGGCGTCCCAGGCGTCCTCGACGATTTCGCGTACGTCGATTCGGTAGCCGCCGTCGGTCTCCTCGGCGAGGTCGTCTGCGGCGTACAGTGCCGCGTCCTCGTCGAGCTTCTGGAGATCGACGGTCAGGACTTCGTCCTGCACCTTCTCCGGGCGCTTGAACCCGTGTTTGCCCAGCGGTTCGTAGTTGTGGAACTCGTGTTTGGCGCGTCCCGCGCGTCCGCGACCGCCGCGGTGACCGGCACCGCGCCGGTTCTTGTGACTACCGCCGCCGTGCGTGCGAGAGCCGCGCTGTCGTCGTTTCTTGTCCGTCATGGTTATCGCATCGCCTTCAGGAGCGAATCGATTTGCTCGGTGTCGTGCTTACCGATTTCGCCACCCTCTTGGACGGGGTGTTTCTGTCCGTCGTGGCCGCCACGTGGCGGGTGAAGTCGCAGCACCGGGGAGAGACCCTGCTCGCGCAGCGTCGTCTCCTCGTCGAGTAGTGCCGACGCGAGGTCGGCGATGTCGTCGTAGTCGGTGTTGTCCGCGACCCACTCGTCGTCCACGTTCTCCGAGCCTTCGAGCGGTTCGGCACGCTTTGCGACGAGCGTCTCCAGTACGTCCTGGCTCGGCTCGCCGTAGGCGGTGTAGTCGTTGACCTTGGTAATCATTCCGCGGTAGGTATCCTCGTCGGGGACCAGCGCGCAGTGATTGACCTTGTGGATGTTGAGCATCTCCAAGGTGTCCTTGGTCGTCTGAGCCATATCGACCTCGCCGCGAAGTTGGACGACTGCCTTCATCAGTCGGCCACCTCCTCGGGGTCGAGTCGCTGGCTACGCGGGCCACGCGCCTGTGCGGCGTTGTCCAAGGCGTTGTACGTCGCCTTGGCGAGGTTGAGCGTGGTCCGGGTGTTGCCGTGGCTCTTGGTCCAAGCGTTTTCGACGCCGCCCAGTTCCAGAATCTTGCGGACGGTGTCGGTCGCCGCGAGACCGAGGCCGGTCGGTGCCGGAATCAGTTCGACTTCGACACTGCCAGCCTTGCCTTCGGTCTTGCGGGCCAGCGAGTGCGGTCGTTCGCTTCGGTCTTCCCACGACCCACTGCCGCGGTTCACGCTGATCATGTTGAGCTTGGCGATGTCGATAGCCTTCTGAATCGCCCCGCCAACTTGGTCGTCGCGGCCTTCGGCGTAGCCGACGTAACCGTCGCGGTTGCCGATGGCGACGACGCAGCGGAACTTCACGCGGCGGCCGGAGTCGGTCATGCGCTGGACCATGTTGATGTCCAGCACTTCGTCTTCAATTCCCGGAAGGAGTTGATCGACGAGTTCCGGCTCCTTCAGCGGGAGTCCGGAGTTGAGGGCGTCTTCCATCGTGTCGATTTCGCCCTCGGCGACCTTGCGGCCGAGACGGGTCTGGGGTTCCCAGCCGTTATGATTTGCACACATACGTTAGTCCTCCATGAGGTTCTCTCGCACTTCGTCGAAGTGCTCGGGTAGTTCGGTGGCGTCGAAGTCTCCGCTGTACAGCGACTCGTCGAGCTGTTCTGCGTACTCGGCGATGTGCTCGCCGCGGTTGCGCGACCAGTCTGCGAGCACGCTGTCGTTGTGCGGAATTTCGAGGCCAGCGTCGATTGCGCCTTCCTGTACTGCGAACACCTTGCTACCGGGCGTTGCGGTGTTCAGGCCGATGTCGAGGACTGCTTCCTCGTATCCGGCGTCGAGTGCGCGTTGACCGAGCAGGAGGCCGGTCAGGTACGCGCTCGGCAGGTTGCCCGTCGGGGCTTCCCAGCCATACTCTTCGAGGTCTCCGGAGTACGCGGCCGCGACCGTGTCGTCACCGTCGGGGGCCATCGTGACCAGCTGCGCCCTGGTGTGCTGGTTGCTCTTGCGAGCGACCAGACGCGGCTTGCCCGATTTCAGCAGGCGCAACCTCTGATGGTAGTCAGTCCGGACCTCGCGCCGACGTCGCATCGGCACCGTGTATCGTGGTCCTGTTGCCATTGTTAGTAGTTACTCTCGATGTAGTTGAGCAGGTAGCGGACGCTGCGGAACTCTCCACCCTTGGCCTTGTCGTAGAGGTCGCGGTACTGCGAACTCGTGATTTCGCCTTCGGCGCGGAGTTCCTTGAGCTTCCGCCGCTGTGCTCGGATCGTCTTTTCCCACTGTTCTTTCTTGTCCTGTCGGCCGCCCGCTTTGCCGCGGCGCGAACCGGGGCCGGTCTGGTGACCGTAGTCCCGCTTCGCCTGCCGCTCGCGTGCGCGGCCTCGGGAGTTGCCCTTCTTGTCCTTGGCCTTGATCGACCCTTCGTCTACGAGTTCGCGGATGTCCTCGCGGGTAATCGCTTCCACGATGGACCCCTGCGCTTCTGGGTCGAACCAGACGCGGTTCTGCCCGACGTCCAACACGTCGGCAGCGAGTCGCTTCTGTGCAGATAGGTCGCTCATTGGTCAACCTCCACTTCGACGTAGGTCGGGTTGAGAACGCGAATGTCGCGCTCTTCTGCTTCCTCTTCGATGCGCTCGCGCTTACGAGAGCCGACTTTCGAGGCGATGCGGACCGCTTCCGTGTCGCCATCGACGCCTTCGAGGTCGTCCACATTGTGGACGTACACTTCTTCGAAGCCGCTCGGGTGCTTGCCGCGCACCTCGGTCGGCGTTCGGAAGCCAGCCTCGACCTTCGGGCCTTTGCCCTTGATGCCACGGCGCTGCTTGCTCAGCTTGCCGCGGGGGCGTCGCCACGAGGTCGGCGTGCGCTTCTTCTTGTGGTAGTCCTGCCGGTTGAACTGCGGCTTGCCCACGCGCTTTCGCTCGTTGAGCAGGCGCTCTTCGTTCTCCGAGAGGTCCGGCGTCTTCTCGACCAGCCCGCGTGGCTGGAGTTCGGTCTCGACGTCTTCGGCCGGTTCTTCCTCGGCCTCTTCCGTCTCGTCCTCTTCGATTTCTGCCTCGGTGTCCTCTTCGACTTCGAGTCCACCGACGTCGGCCTTGATACGCGCGGCGAGCGCGTTGCCGATACCTTCGACGTCCGCGAGGTCGTCTTGGTCGGCGGCGGCGACGTCTTCGACGGACTCGAATCCGGCGTCTCGCAGTGCGTCGGCCTTGCTCGCGCCGACGCCGCTGATGTCTTCGAGTTCCTGTGGTTCGTCTGCCATGCGTTAGGCACCTCCCGTCGAGGGTTTCTCGGTGATGTACACGCCGTCCTGGAAGACGCGCGTGTCCTTGCCACTGACGCGGGTCAACTGCTCGATGTCGGCGGCCGTCTGGCCGACGTCTTCGATGTTGGGTCCGCTCAGGTGCAGCGTTTCGTCGTCCACGTTGACGTCGGTGTCACCGTGGATGTTGGTACGTCGAGCCGCCTTCTCACCGAGGAAGTTCTCGATGACGACTTCGTCGCCCTCGGCGCGGACCTGCATCGGGAAGTGAGAGTAGAAGACTTCCATCGTGTACTCCCAGCCCTCGGTCACGCCGTGGAACATGTTCGAAATGTGACTTTCGAACGTCCCGATGGTCGCGTTCGTCTTGGCGTCCTCGACGTCGCTCTCGATGACGATAACGCCGTCGTCCACACTCACCGACACGTCGGGGTACCAGAGTCGTCGCGTGACGCTTCCGTTCGGCCCTTCGACGGTCAAGTCGAGGTGGTCTACCTCGGCGCTTACGTCGTCCGGAATCTGTAGTTCTGTTCGTGCCATTGTTCTAGTAGACGTACGCGATGACTTGGCCACCGACGCCCTGGTCGCGGGCTTCGTAGTGGCTCATGACGCCGTGGCTGGTCGTGACGACGAGTGCCCCGTAGTCGCGGGCCGGGAGGAATCGCTTCTCCCACTTCTCGAAGTCGTCGGCACCCGCAGAGTAGCGGGGCTTGACGGCGCCACAGTCGTTTATCGCGCCCTTCAGTTCGACCTCGAACTCGCCAGCTTTGCCGTCGTCGACGAACTCGAAGCCGTCGATGTACCCTCGGTCGTAGAAGACTTCGAGTACGCTGCCGATTTCGTTCGAGGCGGGTTGTACCGTGTGGTCCAGGTGTCCGACGCTCTCGGCGTTGTCGATGCCCGACAGCGCGTTGGACAGCGGATCGTTTCCTGCCATAGTTATCGATACTTCTTGAAGCCCATGCTGCGGGCGATTTCTCGGAAGCACTGGCGACAGAGGTTGATGTCGTACTTGCCGACGAGCCCCTGTTTGCGGCCACAGCGCTGGCACTCTTCGAATTGGCCAGTGCGCTTGGCGGCGTGCTCGCCAGTCGCTTCGCTCTCGTTTTCGCTCTCGCTCATTCGTTGACCTCCACGTCGAAGTTCGCTTCGAGGAACGCGATGGCGTCCTCGGCGTTCAGCTTATGACCCGACGGAACCTGTCGCGTCACCTTATCGCGCTTCGAGATACGGTAGCCGGGGCGGACGAGGTTGACGGTGACGTCCAGCCCGTAGATACCGATGTTCGGGTCGTACTCCTGGCTCGGGAACTCCGTGTGTTCCTCGACGCCGAAGCTGAAGTTACCCGTCTCGTCGAACTGCTTAGCCGACACGTCGGCGACCGACAGTGCAGTCTGGAGGAACTCCTCGGCGTCCTCGTCGCGCAGGGTGACCTTCGCACCGATGGGGTCGCCCTGACGGATGCCGAACTCCGGCTTCGTGGACTTCGACAGCGTGCGGACGCTCTGCTGTCCGGTCACGCTTTCGAGGATGTCCTCTGCGTTCGCGAGTTCGCGGCCACCCTCGCCGACGCCCATGTGGACGACGACCTTCTCGATGGTGGGTTCGCGCATCTCGTGGAAGTCAGCTTCTGCTTCGCTCATTCGTCATCACCTGTGAAGTTCTCGTCGATGACGACGACGTACTCCTCGACGGTCTCGAACGTGTCGTCGTCGGTCTCGACGACGACGTTGTTCGAACCGCTGCCTGGCGTGACCTGAATGTCGGTGACTTCACCGATGTCGCCCGCGTGGGAACCGCGGACGGCGGTCACGAGGCTGCCCTCTTCGTACGGGAAGTGGGCGACGATTTCGTCGTCGTCGTTGCTGACGACGATGGAGTCTTTCGTGTCGTACTCGCTTCCGTCCTCGATGACCAGGTTCTGGCCGTCGTGGAGGTTGAGTTGCGTCTGGCCGCCTTCGACCAGCGTCTTGTTCTCGATCTTGGCCAGTTTGCTACCGGCGGCGTCTGCATCGACGGGGGTCAGCGCGAGCCGACCGCCCTCGTCGGGGAAGACGCGGTAGTACTCCTCGCGTTCGGTGAACGCGAGAATGTCGAACATCCCGATGGGTCGGGACTCGGAGACGCCTTCGACGCCGTTGACCAGCACGTTACCCTCGTCGAGAGCGTAGCGTGCTTCCTTCTTCGACTGGACGTACCCCAGCACGTCCCGAAGGACGATGAGGAGGGGGACGCCGTCTTCGCCGTGGGGGCCCGCGTCGGCCTTCACGGTGAAGGTCTCGGTCTTCCGTGCGACCGGCCAAGATTTCGGTACGGAGAGTCGTTTCTGGTGGTTGCTCATTCGTTCTCACCCTCAAGTCGCGCCTCGCGGCGGTCGTCTTCGAGGTCGAGTTCGGTCACGCGAAGGTTGCTCGCGTCGAGCGGGCGAAGCACTTCTTCGCCGTCTGCTTTCTCGACGGTGACATCTTCGACGAACACGACCTCGTCACGCAGGTCAACGCTCTCGACTTCGGCTTCTTCGCCTGCGAAGTCGCCGCGAAGGATTTCGACGGTGTCGCCCGCGTTGACGCGGACGCTCCGCTGGTCGTACTCCTCGCGGAGGTCGTCGGAAAGCGTCGAACTGACCTGCTTGTGCCGCTCGTGGAGCGAGGCGTTCGATTTCTGGTTTCGCTGTTTGCTCGGTTGTTCAGTCATACTATCATCGTCGCGGTACTCGCGATACTTCCGAACCGCTCTGCGACCTCCCGCGCGATGGGACCCTTGATTTCGGTCCCGCGCGGTTCCTCCATCTCGTCGATGATGACGGCAGCGTTGTCTTCGAACTTGACGCGCTGACCGTCGGGACGACGGATGGATTTTCGCTGGCGGACGATGACGGCTTCGAGTACCTGCCGACGCATTTCGGGGGTACCCTTCGTCACCGACACCGTCACCTTGTCGCCGATGCCCGCGAGCGGGTGGCGACTTTTCGTGCCAGAGTAGCCGGAGACGCTGATGACCTTGACTTCTCGTGCGCCGGTGTTGTCGGCACAGTTCAGCAGGGAGCCTTTTTCGAGGCCCTGCGTCACGTCAGCTTTGAGTGCTTCCATCAGTCGTCACCTCCGGCCGCCGTCGTCTCGACGACGACGTGGCTCTTGGTCTTCGAAAGCGGTCTTGTCTCTGCGATACGAACCGTGTCGCCGACTTCCAGTTCCAGGCATTCCGGCGCGTGTGCCGGGACGCGCGACCGACGTTTCATGAATCGGTCGTACTTCGGAACCGGAACGTCGTATTCGCGTTCGACGATCACGGTCTTGTCCATGTCTGTGGAGGCGACTTCACCTTCGAGCGTCTGACCGCGCACGGAAAGCGTTCCGTGGAACGGGCAGTTCTCGTCGGAGCAGGTCTCCTCCGGTTCTTCTACGTTCAGTCCTATCGCCATCGTGATTCACCGTTAGTTTCGGTGCGCAGTGCGGGGCGCGAGAGCAGACGCCCGCCATCCACCGTAACGTAGGCCACGCCCTCGCAAAGACCAGACTGACCGGAGCGGACTCCGGCAGTTTCCGACCCAAGTTTGGACGCAGTCCCCGACTCGTTGGCCGAGTCGGCAGCTTCATCTGTAAGCGCGAACTCGAAGGTTGCGCCCCGCTTTGGCACCTGTCGCACCCGGTCGGCAGACGCGACACTCAACGTGCCCTGCGTCTCCGCGACGACCGTTCCCTCGATTCCGACGAGGGTGTCGTTGGTCGCCGCGACGACGCGGACGGGCAGTCCGTTGAGTTCGTGTCGCGTCAGCGTCTCGGGTGTGAGTGGCATTGTCGTGTGGTTATTCTTCGTCGCTGAGGTCGCCTTCCTCGCGCTGAATCGTCTTGATTCGCGCGATGGTGCGACGCAGTTCGCTGAAGCGACCGGGGTCCTCGGGGGCACCACCGGCGGCCTTGACGGCCTTCGCGTTCAGCAGTTCGTTTTCGAGGTCTTCGAGTTCGGCCTCCCGCTCGGCGGGGGTCATGTCTCGAATCTCTTCGGTGTGCAGGATCGCCATTATTCCTCACTCTCCTCGGACTCGTCGTCCATTTCGTCGAGGAGTTCTTCGGCTTCCTGTTCGACCTCTTCTTCGAGTTCGTCCAGTTCTTCTTCGACCGACGTGTCCGAGTCCTCCTCGGCCGTCTCGGTCTCGTCCTCGATGACTTCCTCGACGACGTCCTCGTCTACCTCTTCGGCACCGGGTTCGGCCGATTCCGCTTCGGCATCTTCCTCGGTACGAAGCTCTTCGAGTTCCTCGTCAGTTGGCTCGTCGAGGAGCTCTTCGAGACCTTCCTCGTTGGCCTCGACGGCCTCCGGGACGAGTTCTTCGGGGCTCGCGCCCTCCTCGATTTCGAAGTCGTCGGGGAGGTTGGCTCCCGGCGGGATGATTTTGACGTCTACGCCGATGGTACCGAGCTTCATCACTGCGACGCCCTGACCGTGGTCAACGATGTCCTCGGCGGGTTCGCCGTTGTGCTTGATGTAGCCGCGGTTGAACTTCTCTACGCGCGAGCGAGCGCCCGTGACCTTGCCGGACAGGACGATCTCCGCGCCCAGCGCGCCCGAATCCATGATTCGGTCGATGGTCGTGTGACCCGCCTTGCGGAAGTACCAGCCACGCTCCAGTGCGTTGGCCAGTCGGTCCGCGACGATGCGGGCGTTCAGGTCCGGCTCGTCCACCTCTTGGACGTCGATTTGCGGGTCTTCGAGGTCGAACCGCTCTTCGAGCTGGGTGGTAATCTTCCGGATGTTCTTCCCGCCCTTGCCGATGACCATGCCGGGTTTCTCGGCCTTGAGCACGATTTGGGTGCCCATCGGCGTCTTGGCGACGTCCATGCCGCCGTAGCCTGCGCGGCCGAGTTCGTCGGCGAAGTACTCGTCTATCTGCGACCGTTGCAGGCCGTCTTCGATGAACTCGTGTTCGTCTGCCATTATTCGTCAACCTCCTTCAGGATGAGTTCGACGTCTACCTCGGGGGTATTCCACGCAGACGCACGACCCATCGCGCGGGGCTTGCGCCCCTGCACTTCGCCGATTTTGTGGGCGGCGACGTGCATGATTTCCATCGATTCGCCGTCGAAGCCCTGCTCGTCTGCGTTGTTGACGACGTTCTCGATGAGGTCGAGGAACGCCTCGCTGGCTTTCTCGGGGTATCGCCCGGCGTCCCAACCGTCGATGTCGCTCCGATGACCGACACCGCTGTTGTGCTGTTTGAACGGGACCGAGCGTTCGCCGTCGATGACCTGTTGCAGGTACGACTGGGCGTCCGCCGCGGTCTTGCCCTTGATTTCGCGGGCGATGGCTTTGCTGTGCTTGTGGCTCATGTGCCGCTCCCGGAGCATACCCTTGGCCGTGGTGTCCGGGTCGGCATCGACGCTGTAGCTGATTCCCATGGTTTACTTGAGTGGCACGAACTTCGAGGACCGGGTCGCACCGATACCGGCCTGCCCGTGTTCAACCGACTTGCGGGTCAGCTGGAACTCGCCGAGGTAGTGGCCGAGCATCTCCGGTTCGACTCGCACGCGCTCGAAGCTCTCGCCGTTGTAGACGGCGAACGTCTTGTCTACGAACTCCGGCAGAATCGGCATGTTGCGCAGGTGCGTTCGAATCGGGTCGTTGGCCGACCCTTCCTCGGTCGCCTCTCGGGCGTCCTCAAGCAGCTTCTCCTGTTCTGTGGAGAGGCCGCGTTCGATGGTTCGCCGCTGTCGTGCGGGAAGCAGTTCCGCGACTTCGTCCAGGCTCATGTCCTGCAGTTCGTCGAGGTCGTAGCCACGGAAGGTGAACTCACCTTCGCGGCCGGTTCGGTATTCGTTTCCGCTCATGGGTTAGTTACCTCCCCGTCCCGTTCGGCGGGACGAGATGTCACCGACCTTCCGGCCCGGCGGGGCGTCCCGCGAGACGGACTTCGGACGGCCGGGGTGCTGGCGGCCACCGCCACCGAACGGGTGGTCCACCGCGTTCATCGCGACGCCACGAACGTTCGGCCACTTCGTGCCGCGCGCTTTCATCTTGTGGTGCTTGTTCCCTGCCTTGACCATCGGCTTCTCCGTTCGACCGCCACCGGCGACGACGCCGATAGTGGCACGGCAGTCCGGCGAGAGTCGCTTGACTTCGCCGCTGGGGAGTTCGACGACCGCAGCATCGCGGTCGTGCGTGATGAGGTTCGCACTGACGCCCGACGCACGGGCGAACTTGCCGCCGTCGCCAGACTGGCGCTCGACGTTGCAGACCGGAACCCCTTCCGGGATTTCGGCCAGCGGCAAGGTGTTACCCTCTTTTATCTCGGCACTGACGCCGAGCTGAATCTCTTCGCCGACCCCGACACCCTCGGCGACGAGGATGAGTCGCTGGTCGCCGTCCTCGAACTCGACGGCGGCGACCGGCGCGCTACGCGCGGGGTCGTGCTCGATATCGACGACCGTCCCGCTGACAGTATCGACGTCTTCGGGTTTCTTGTGCGTGAGGTCCGCCTTGTATCGGTGCGACGGAGCGCGGAACGTCGAGCTACCGCGACCACGTCGCTGTCCTTGAATTCGTCGTCCCATGTGTCAGAACACCCCGATTCTGGACGCGACTTCCTGTGCGTCGTCGTCCTCGGAGAGCGTCACCGTGGCCTTCTTCGTGCCCTTCATCGTGACCTGCGTGTTGATCTTCTCGATGGTGACGTCGTACTGGTTCTCGATTGCGTCTTGAATCTCGGGCTTGTTGGCGTCCAAGTGGACGATGAACTGGAGCTTGTTCTGGAAGTCCATCTCGTTCATCGCTTTCTCGGTCACCCACGGGTACTCGATGATTCCGCTCATCGGTCGCTCACCTCTTCGAGAGCACTCTCGGTCCAGACGGTGAGTCGGCCGGGGTGGGCACCGGGCGCGAGGTCCTCCGCGTTGACCTCTGCGGCGGTCGCCACGTCGGCACCCGCGAGGTTGCGGGCGGCCTTCGAGGGTTCCTCGCTCGTGACGAACAGCACGGACTTCGGCGTCCGGTACTTGCGGCCACGGAGTTTACCCTGCCCGGCGCGGATGGACTTGTTGTCCTCCGCGCGCTGGATGTCGTCAGACACGCCGACTGCTTCGAGGAAGGAGACGACCTCCTTCGTCTTGACGAGGTCCTCGAAGTCGTCGCTCACGACGAGCGGGAGTTCGAGGTCGTCGTCGAAGCGGTGACCGCGGTCTGCGACGAGTTCGGCGTCCGTCGTCGCTGCGATGGCGCTTCGGATCGCCTTCTTTCGCTCTTTCGTGTTGATGTCGAGCGTTCGGTCCTTCTCTTCTTTCGGCGGGTGGGCCTTGCGGCCCCCGACGGCCTGGGGCACTCGTGCCGCCTGACCGTTCGTTCGGGGGACGTGGGCCATGCCCCGGCCGCTGCCGGGCGACTCTGCCGACGTTCGCATGCCAGCGTAGTCGTCAGCGCCGTAGTCCTGCTTACGGTTTGCCTGCGCGGCGAGGACTGCTCGCTTGATGAGGTCCGGCCGGACGGTTTCTGCGAACACGTCCGGCAGGTCCACGGAGCCGTCTTCCTCGCCGTCGAGGTTTCGGATTGTTGCTTGCATGTGTTATCCCTGATTGGATTGGCTACTGACGTAGCGTACCTCGGGGTCGAGGCGTGGTTGGTCGTTCGGTCGAATGGCCGGTCGGAAACGCAGGAGTCGCTTGTCGGGACCGGGGAGCGAACCTTTGACCAGCGAGTACTGGCCGGAGACTTCGCCGTAGTTGACGAAGCCGCCATCGACGTTGATGTCGTCGCCCTCACCGAGGTCGATGAGGCGCTTGTTGAGTTCGGTTCGCTGGTGGTAGCCGGTCTGACCCTGCTGGGGAACGGTCGAGCGCACGCGGGATGGGTTCCACGGGCCAAGGTTGCCGATACGTCGCCGCCAACCCTGACGGGCGTGTTTGCCCTTCCGCTTCTGGACGCCCCATCGCTTGACGGGGCCTTGCGTGCCTTTCCCTTTGGTGACGCCGCTCACGTCCATGTACTCGCCCGCGCGGAACACGTCGTTCATCTCGTGTTCGCCGCCGTCTTCGAGCAGTTCGAGCGCGAAGTCGGCGCGGTCGCCGAGCGACCCACCGCCGACGCGAGTCTCCATCACGTCGGGCTTCTTCTTCGGGACGCTGGCGATGTCGCTCGGGACGGTGTGGGTGACGACGCGGAGGTCCGCGACGTCACCGTTTTCGAGCGCGTCTCGCAGTTCATTCTCCGCCGCGTCGGCATCGTGGTCTTCGGGCACGTCGAGCGTGCGCGAGAGTTCCTCGTGGAACTCCGAACCCCACACTTCCGTCAGCGGCTTCTTCCCGTACGGCGTATCTTCGTAGGCTCGCAGAGCGACAGCTCTCATCGGCGGCGTCTCCACGATGGTGACGGGTACGGACTCCTCCATCCCCTCGCGTGGGGAGTTGGATTCGTCGTTGACCATCACGACGTGGGTCATGCCGGCCTTGTAACCCGCGAAGCCCTGAAGGGACGGATTGCCGTCTCCTTCGGGCCACGAGTTGAAACGCGGGACCTCGCTGGCCGCACGCGTTCGAGGGCCAAACCCTAACGAACCTTTGCGTGGTCTGCTTGCTTGAGGCATCGTATCACTTCTCTTTGAGGTTCAGGCAGGCGAGCGTTGCGAACATCGCTTCTTCAGTTCGCACCACTTGACTGCCTTGATTCGGGATCGCGTTCAGCCAGAGGTCAAACCGGCCGGGTGCGCCGGATTCGACGTTGGATTTCGCGTCCGCCTCGTCCCCCGACTTCTCGCTCGGCCAATCGGCGGCGAGTGAGTCAGTCGGGAGGTCGAGTATCTCCGGCAGCCCGCGTCCGGGAGAGCCGAACACGACGGTCATTCCGTCCTGTCGGGTGCGGCCGACCAGTTCAGTCAGCCGCCCGGTCGTCAACTCGACCCCGTGGCGGGACGTCGCTATGCGAACGCCCGCGTCGTCGCGGTCGAGGGCTGTCGGAAGGTCCGTGCGCGTCACTGTGAACCCCGACTGGGGTTCGTCCACCAGTTTCGCACGGACCGGACTTCGCGAAGAGATCCTGACGGTTACGCGCTTCCCCTCGGCGACCTCCATTTTCGGAGGCACGACGAGCGAAATCGGGTGTTGCAGTCCGCAATTGACCCGAACGCGCCCTTCAGGTCCGACCTCGGTCACGATTCCCTGTCTTAACGACCCCGAACCCTCGGATTCGGAGCCGGTCTGTGAGGGAGCGCGGAGCGGCGGGAGGACGCCCGCGTACTCTAATTCGTCGCGCTTCCCGAATACCTCCTTTCGAAGGTAGGGCGGTGTCGCGGCGTATTCCAACACGGTGCTTACGAATCCGCCTCCCCAGTTCCGTTCGCCGTCGGGGTCTGGAAAGACCCCGAGGCGGTCTGCCCGGAAGACCGTCGCCGCGCGGGCGACGTAGCCGATTTTGCGAGTTGCCTCACGTTTGTCCTCGGCTTCCCGGACGAGGGAAGACGGCACGAGTACGCTGACAGTCATCCCGTGACGCTTCGACGCCCCGTCACTAGACTGTAGCGAATCTTTTCTGCTTGGTCCTTAAAAGGATGTTCTTTCTCGTTCGGTCGTGGGGCGGGTTCTCACGCCCCGAGCGTCGAGAAATCGCGGGTTGAATCGTGTTATGGCTTCCCGAATCTAGGTGGATTCGAAAGTGTTTTTAGTACACCGGCAGTACGTAGGAATGCGTTCGGAAGGACGCAATCGCAAGCCCGCGTCGGTAGTGTAGTGGTATCACGTGACCTTGCCATGGTCACAACCTGGGTTCAAATCCCAGCCGACGCACTTCTCTCGAACTCACCTTCTCGAAGAGCTTCGTCTCTCAGTTACCGGAAAGCAAGCCGACAGCATGTACACGTGCGCGCGCCGCTCGCGTACGCGAAGATGAAAATTAACAGCA
The sequence above is a segment of the Halorussus halophilus genome. Coding sequences within it:
- a CDS encoding 50S ribosomal protein L2 — protein: MGRRIQGQRRGRGSSTFRAPSHRYKADLTHKKPEDVDTVSGTVVDIEHDPARSAPVAAVEFEDGDQRLILVAEGVGVGEEIQLGVSAEIKEGNTLPLAEIPEGVPVCNVERQSGDGGKFARASGVSANLITHDRDAAVVELPSGEVKRLSPDCRATIGVVAGGGRTEKPMVKAGNKHHKMKARGTKWPNVRGVAMNAVDHPFGGGGRQHPGRPKSVSRDAPPGRKVGDISSRRTGRGGN
- a CDS encoding 50S ribosomal protein L22 gives rise to the protein MGISYSVDADPDTTAKGMLRERHMSHKHSKAIAREIKGKTAADAQSYLQQVIDGERSVPFKQHNSGVGHRSDIDGWDAGRYPEKASEAFLDLIENVVNNADEQGFDGESMEIMHVAAHKIGEVQGRKPRAMGRASAWNTPEVDVELILKEVDE
- a CDS encoding 30S ribosomal protein S17 yields the protein MAIGLNVEEPEETCSDENCPFHGTLSVRGQTLEGEVASTDMDKTVIVEREYDVPVPKYDRFMKRRSRVPAHAPECLELEVGDTVRIAETRPLSKTKSHVVVETTAAGGDD
- the rpl4p gene encoding 50S ribosomal protein L4, with the translated sequence MQATIRNLDGEEDGSVDLPDVFAETVRPDLIKRAVLAAQANRKQDYGADDYAGMRTSAESPGSGRGMAHVPRTNGQAARVPQAVGGRKAHPPKEEKDRTLDINTKERKKAIRSAIAATTDAELVADRGHRFDDDLELPLVVSDDFEDLVKTKEVVSFLEAVGVSDDIQRAEDNKSIRAGQGKLRGRKYRTPKSVLFVTSEEPSKAARNLAGADVATAAEVNAEDLAPGAHPGRLTVWTESALEEVSDR
- the rpmC gene encoding 50S ribosomal protein L29 gives rise to the protein MAILHTEEIRDMTPAEREAELEDLENELLNAKAVKAAGGAPEDPGRFSELRRTIARIKTIQREEGDLSDEE
- a CDS encoding 30S ribosomal protein S19; translated protein: MSGNEYRTGREGEFTFRGYDLDELQDMSLDEVAELLPARQRRTIERGLSTEQEKLLEDAREATEEGSANDPIRTHLRNMPILPEFVDKTFAVYNGESFERVRVEPEMLGHYLGEFQLTRKSVEHGQAGIGATRSSKFVPLK
- a CDS encoding ribonuclease P protein component 1, which gives rise to MPLTPETLTRHELNGLPVRVVAATNDTLVGIEGTVVAETQGTLSVASADRVRQVPKRGATFEFALTDEAADSANESGTASKLGSETAGVRSGQSGLCEGVAYVTVDGGRLLSRPALRTETNGESRWR
- a CDS encoding 50S ribosomal protein L23, which codes for MSGIIEYPWVTEKAMNEMDFQNKLQFIVHLDANKPEIQDAIENQYDVTIEKINTQVTMKGTKKATVTLSEDDDAQEVASRIGVF
- a CDS encoding 30S ribosomal protein S3, producing MADEHEFIEDGLQRSQIDEYFADELGRAGYGGMDVAKTPMGTQIVLKAEKPGMVIGKGGKNIRKITTQLEERFDLEDPQIDVQEVDEPDLNARIVADRLANALERGWYFRKAGHTTIDRIMDSGALGAEIVLSGKVTGARSRVEKFNRGYIKHNGEPAEDIVDHGQGVAVMKLGTIGVDVKIIPPGANLPDDFEIEEGASPEELVPEAVEANEEGLEELLDEPTDEELEELRTEEDAEAESAEPGAEEVDEDVVEEVIEDETETAEEDSDTSVEEELDELEEEVEQEAEELLDEMDDESEESEE
- a CDS encoding 50S ribosomal protein L14, with translation MEALKADVTQGLEKGSLLNCADNTGAREVKVISVSGYSGTKSRHPLAGIGDKVTVSVTKGTPEMRRQVLEAVIVRQRKSIRRPDGQRVKFEDNAAVIIDEMEEPRGTEIKGPIAREVAERFGSIASTATMIV
- the rplX gene encoding 50S ribosomal protein L24 yields the protein MTEQPSKQRNQKSNASLHERHKQVSSTLSDDLREEYDQRSVRVNAGDTVEILRGDFAGEEAEVESVDLRDEVVFVEDVTVEKADGEEVLRPLDASNLRVTELDLEDDRREARLEGENE